Proteins co-encoded in one Papaver somniferum cultivar HN1 unplaced genomic scaffold, ASM357369v1 unplaced-scaffold_56, whole genome shotgun sequence genomic window:
- the LOC113343178 gene encoding uncharacterized protein LOC113343178, giving the protein MSSKNKVFYGGGTLSRCRTITDLLGMEVSTFPDRYLGVQIMPGAVKYHHISNVIDKIKKQLSVWKGKMLSFQDRVVLINFVIAIYAIHNMAFYKWPRMFIMQCERVIRNFLWSGDSEVARKFVVGFDKVCSPVKEGGLSITSMAVTNRALLMKFWCSIRSSNKKWARFLWAKYTTQTGRIKQYGVNSSILPGVRLVHNSVDRNTKVLLGDGRATSLYYDVWNGNECIADFRGDNELDSTVMDNYNLIDSYKSSKGRSRIIKDLWLLALMVIRVELWHARNLADELLLCCDCAAKGNPGIAWAGVVARDANCNFIGTMSIGLGRTNNFLAELYGITVGLDWALKWVVRKILMRSDSMGGVMAFNNSNMPC; this is encoded by the exons ATGTCGTCAAAAAACAAGGTTTTTTATGGAGGTGGAACCTTGAGTCGTTGTAGAACTATCACGGATTTACTTGGTATGGAAGTCTCTACTTTCCCGGACAGATATTTAGGTGTTCAAATTATGCCTGGAGCGGTTAAATATCATCATATAAGTAATGTtattgataaaatcaagaagCAACTTTCAGTTTGGAAAGGAAAAATGCTTTCTTTTCAAGACCGTGTGGTTCTTATTAACTTTGTGATTGCTATCTATGCCATTCACAATATGGCTTTTTACAAATGGCCAAGGATGTTCATTATGCAATGTGAGCGGGTTATACGCAATTTTCTTTGGTCCGGGGATTCGGAAGTTGCGAGGAAGTTTGTGGTTGGTTTTGACAAAGTTTGCAGCCCTGTGAAGGAAGGTGGTTTGAGTATTACAAGTATGGCAGTTACAAATAGGGCTCTTCTCATGAAATTTTGGTGTAGTATTCGTTCTTCTAATAAGAAGTGGGCGCGTTTCTTATGGGCGAAATATACTACACAGACTGGTAGAATTAAGCAATATGGTGTGAACTCTTCTATCTTGCCTGGTGTTAGATTGGTTCATAATAGTGTAGATCGAAATACGAAAGTGCTTCTTGGTGATGGGCGAGCCACTTCTCTTTATTATGATGTTTGGAATGGTAATGAATGTATTGCTGATTTTCGTGGTGATAATGAGCTAGATAGTACTGTCATG GATAACTATAATTTGATTGATTCTTACAAATCCTCTAAAGGAAGGAGCCGTATTATAAAGGATCTTTGGCTTTTGGCACTTATGGTGATTCGAGTTGAACTGTGGCATGCTAGAAATCTGGC GGACGAGCTGTTATTATGTTGTGACTGTGCGGCCAAGGGTAACCCAGGAATCGCATGGGCTGGAGTTGTGGCTCGAGATGCAAATTGTAATTTTATTGGCACAATGAGTATTGGACTTGGTAGAACAAACAATTTCCTTGCTGAACTTTATGGTATCACTGTGGGACTAGACTGGGCTCTCAAATGGGTTGTTAGGAAGATTCTGATGCGTTCAGATTCTATGGGGGGTGTAATGGCCTTTAATAATTCTAATATGCCATG